The following are from one region of the Noviherbaspirillum sedimenti genome:
- a CDS encoding 6-pyruvoyl-tetrahydropterin synthase-related protein, whose translation MNKTRPAFFPPSRVATGWIADILFTLASAGLVASILGVAFLNSANWPTGGDAASHLLYAKLYADDLLFSGQILPWMPEVFGGLPFLSYYFPLPFIVMALLSKLTGLAVAFKWGSFLAAMLLPGAVFSASRRWLGFSWPAALFGALGALAFLVHEQNSIWGGNLLSTLAGEFSYSYGMLFALLSMMAWARAVTLQRGWLLAALLEAASGFSHGFPLLILGFSSFLLLLDCGDAGAGRTARFKRTFFMLMAGHALAFALLGGWLWPMLEMHGLTIPNDASFPLSSWLDLLPATLWPVLAGGALGVALLAFPAIRRGWQAGQRRALCYFIGAAGLAAVAFIAGDRLGVADIRFFPLVWLLGAVACGWLLGQSLAAIGSTGSTGSDGAGRFRLTAARTLLAGAACLGMLGWIGPLVQKAPDWGLWNHSGLDAKPQWHNLSQLFPAMRGNLWSPRLAFEHDPLNNDIGSTRSLEALPMFLNHRPVLEGLYMESAVLGPAIYQVQSEISARPSSPLVRFPSGSLDPQFAARHLNFLHADTVLLRSSEARNAIEGSGLFIKTAEANPFALYRLKNFDSSLAQVVTQPLQLRPLADWMQDAFAWFRTRSRFDAYLPVYGQDLALRPHQGSAPAVREVSLQRNALVFETTAIGSPHLIKMAYHPRWQLASQGSLHIAGPGFMLVVPQEKEIRLVYGHTLVGKLGMTASALALLLSIFLLWRGRRRPTQLPQAAQVETGIGARGWVPVAAGWLALLVAGAYFALNSPEQVYLAGWEAMNANKYQEASEKFKRAYAMRKPPAKKEEALFWLAKSSELGGQREQAKARYRELIERYHGFWLPEALYTYILLEHEDGKRAATLPYAQRLREEYPNNRWTKKLDELK comes from the coding sequence ATGAATAAAACCCGTCCCGCTTTCTTCCCGCCCTCCAGGGTGGCCACCGGCTGGATCGCCGATATCCTGTTCACGCTGGCCAGTGCCGGCCTGGTGGCCTCGATCCTCGGGGTCGCCTTCCTCAATTCGGCCAACTGGCCCACCGGCGGCGACGCCGCCTCGCACCTGCTGTACGCCAAGCTGTATGCGGACGATTTGCTCTTTTCCGGGCAAATCCTGCCGTGGATGCCGGAAGTGTTTGGCGGCCTGCCCTTCCTGTCCTATTATTTCCCGCTGCCATTCATCGTCATGGCCCTGCTGTCCAAGCTGACGGGACTGGCAGTGGCCTTCAAATGGGGCTCGTTTCTGGCCGCCATGCTGCTGCCGGGCGCGGTGTTTTCCGCCAGCCGCCGCTGGCTTGGCTTTTCCTGGCCGGCCGCCTTGTTCGGCGCGCTCGGCGCACTGGCCTTTCTGGTGCATGAACAGAATTCGATCTGGGGCGGCAACCTGCTGTCCACCCTGGCCGGTGAATTTTCCTACAGCTATGGCATGCTGTTCGCACTCCTGTCGATGATGGCCTGGGCGCGCGCCGTCACCCTGCAGCGCGGCTGGCTGCTGGCGGCGCTGCTGGAAGCGGCCAGCGGGTTTTCGCACGGTTTCCCGCTACTGATCCTCGGCTTTTCCAGCTTCCTGCTGCTGCTCGATTGCGGCGACGCCGGCGCCGGGCGGACAGCGCGCTTCAAGCGTACCTTCTTCATGCTGATGGCGGGCCATGCGCTGGCCTTTGCGCTGCTGGGCGGCTGGCTGTGGCCCATGCTGGAAATGCATGGCCTGACCATTCCCAACGATGCCTCATTTCCGCTCTCCAGCTGGCTCGACCTGCTGCCGGCGACGCTGTGGCCGGTACTCGCCGGCGGCGCGCTCGGTGTCGCGCTGCTGGCATTCCCGGCCATACGGCGCGGCTGGCAAGCCGGCCAGCGCCGTGCGCTGTGCTATTTCATCGGCGCCGCCGGCCTGGCCGCGGTCGCCTTCATCGCCGGCGACCGCCTGGGCGTGGCCGATATCCGTTTCTTCCCGCTGGTGTGGTTGCTGGGTGCGGTGGCCTGCGGCTGGCTGCTGGGGCAATCGCTGGCGGCCATCGGCAGCACTGGCAGCACTGGCAGCGATGGCGCCGGCCGCTTCCGTCTGACGGCTGCGCGCACGCTGCTGGCCGGCGCGGCGTGCCTGGGCATGCTCGGCTGGATCGGGCCGCTGGTCCAGAAGGCGCCGGACTGGGGCCTGTGGAACCATTCCGGACTGGATGCCAAGCCGCAATGGCACAACCTGTCGCAGCTGTTCCCCGCCATGCGCGGCAATTTGTGGAGCCCGCGCCTGGCTTTCGAGCACGATCCGCTCAACAACGACATCGGCTCGACCCGTTCGCTGGAAGCCTTGCCGATGTTCCTGAACCACCGCCCTGTACTGGAAGGCCTGTACATGGAATCGGCCGTGCTGGGGCCGGCGATTTACCAGGTGCAGTCGGAAATTTCGGCAAGGCCATCGTCGCCGCTGGTGCGCTTTCCGAGCGGCAGCCTGGATCCGCAATTCGCCGCCCGGCATTTGAATTTCCTGCATGCCGATACCGTCCTCTTGCGCAGCAGCGAAGCCAGGAACGCCATCGAAGGCAGCGGCCTGTTCATCAAGACCGCCGAAGCCAACCCGTTCGCGCTGTACCGCCTGAAGAATTTCGACAGCAGCCTGGCGCAAGTGGTCACCCAGCCGCTGCAACTACGCCCCCTGGCCGACTGGATGCAGGATGCCTTCGCCTGGTTCCGCACGCGCAGCCGCTTCGATGCCTACTTGCCGGTCTACGGCCAGGACCTGGCGCTGCGGCCGCATCAGGGCAGCGCGCCCGCGGTGCGGGAAGTCTCCTTGCAGCGCAACGCACTGGTGTTCGAAACCACGGCCATCGGCAGTCCGCACCTGATCAAGATGGCTTACCATCCGCGCTGGCAACTGGCCTCGCAAGGCAGCCTGCATATCGCCGGTCCTGGCTTCATGCTGGTAGTGCCGCAGGAAAAGGAAATCCGCCTGGTGTATGGCCACACCCTGGTCGGCAAACTCGGCATGACGGCAAGCGCGCTCGCACTGCTGCTCAGCATCTTCCTGCTCTGGCGCGGACGCCGCCGTCCTACGCAACTCCCGCAAGCGGCGCAGGTCGAAACCGGCATCGGCGCGCGCGGCTGGGTGCCCGTAGCAGCCGGCTGGCTGGCGCTGCTGGTGGCCGGCGCCTATTTCGCCCTGAATTCGCCGGAACAGGTCTACCTGGCCGGCTGGGAAGCGATGAACGCCAACAAGTACCAGGAAGCCAGCGAAAAATTCAAGCGCGCCTATGCAATGCGCAAGCCGCCGGCGAAAAAGGAAGAAGCCTTGTTCTGGCTGGCGAAATCGAGCGAACTGGGCGGCCAGCGCGAACAGGCCAAGGCGCGCTACCGTGAACTGATCGAGCGCTACCATGGCTTCTGGCTGCCTGAGGCCTTGTACACCTATATCCTGCTGGAACACGAAGACGGCAAGCGCGCAGCCACCCTGCCCTACGCGCAACGACTGCGCGAGGAATACCCGAACAACCGCTGGACCAAAAAGCTCGACGAACTGAAATGA
- a CDS encoding glycosyltransferase family 2 protein, with product MNPMNHTVPELSIIVPAFNEAEGIAAFLSQLFGVLDGCSDSYEVWVVDDGSRDATWERLRAELARYPQLHGLRFTRNFGKEAAILAGLRQVRGRAVVVMDADGQHPPALLPQMLALWRTGNAQIVAAQKANRDTDTWFARLNARLFNGLMHTLTGLDLEGASDFRLLDRRVVEALLAFPEKVRFFRGMTVWTGFTTVPLAFDVAPRIAGSSQWSTAQLMRLAITAITSYSAKPLSMIFRLGVFGMLAAALLLMQAVYSWVTHAAVSGWTSMTVVVLFFGSANLLGIGVLGAYLAQIFDEIKARPEFLVGEIVPPPATPNTESGQSAQTTALR from the coding sequence ATGAATCCGATGAACCACACTGTCCCGGAATTGAGCATCATTGTTCCGGCATTTAATGAAGCCGAAGGCATCGCCGCCTTCCTGTCGCAACTGTTCGGCGTGCTGGACGGCTGCAGCGACAGCTATGAAGTCTGGGTAGTCGATGATGGCAGCCGCGACGCCACCTGGGAACGCCTGCGCGCCGAACTGGCGCGCTACCCGCAATTGCATGGCTTGCGCTTTACCCGCAACTTCGGCAAGGAAGCGGCAATCCTGGCTGGCCTGCGCCAGGTGCGCGGACGTGCTGTCGTCGTGATGGACGCCGACGGCCAGCATCCGCCGGCGTTGTTGCCGCAAATGCTGGCGCTGTGGCGCACTGGCAATGCCCAGATCGTCGCCGCGCAAAAAGCCAACCGCGACACCGATACCTGGTTTGCGCGCCTGAACGCGCGCCTGTTCAACGGCTTGATGCACACCCTGACCGGACTCGACCTGGAAGGCGCATCCGACTTTCGCCTGCTGGACCGGCGCGTGGTCGAGGCCTTGCTGGCCTTTCCGGAAAAGGTGCGCTTCTTCCGTGGCATGACGGTGTGGACCGGTTTCACCACCGTGCCGCTGGCCTTCGATGTGGCGCCGCGCATCGCCGGCAGCAGCCAGTGGAGCACCGCGCAACTGATGCGGCTGGCGATCACGGCGATCACCTCCTACAGCGCCAAGCCGCTGTCGATGATTTTCCGCCTTGGCGTGTTCGGCATGCTGGCCGCCGCCCTGCTGTTGATGCAGGCGGTCTATTCCTGGGTGACCCACGCCGCGGTCTCGGGCTGGACCTCGATGACGGTGGTCGTGCTGTTCTTCGGCTCGGCCAACCTGCTCGGCATCGGCGTGCTGGGGGCCTACCTGGCGCAAATTTTTGATGAAATCAAGGCACGGCCGGAATTCCTGGTCGGTGAAATCGTTCCGCCGCCGGCCACGCCAAATACCGAAAGCGGGCAATCTGCGCAAACAACAGCCCTCCGGTGA
- the secB gene encoding protein-export chaperone SecB, whose protein sequence is MSEEQNQQPVFQIQRVYLKDMSLEQPNSPAIFLEQDAPTIEVAVDVGAEPLAEGIFESTVTITVTAKVKDKVAFLVEGKQAGIFEARNIPPEQLDPLLGIGCPNIVYPYLRANIADVITRAGFPPVHLAEINFEAFYQQRLQSLAQQQEAQQNAAGLVMPDGSAAKH, encoded by the coding sequence ATGTCCGAAGAACAAAACCAGCAACCTGTTTTCCAAATCCAGCGCGTGTACCTGAAAGACATGTCGCTCGAACAGCCGAATTCGCCGGCGATCTTCCTGGAGCAGGATGCCCCCACTATCGAGGTGGCGGTGGACGTCGGCGCCGAACCGCTGGCCGAAGGGATCTTCGAATCGACCGTGACGATTACCGTGACCGCCAAGGTCAAGGACAAAGTGGCTTTCCTGGTCGAAGGCAAGCAGGCCGGCATTTTCGAGGCGCGCAACATTCCGCCCGAACAGCTTGACCCGCTGCTGGGCATCGGTTGCCCCAATATTGTTTACCCCTACCTGCGCGCCAATATCGCCGACGTGATCACGCGCGCGGGCTTTCCGCCGGTGCATCTGGCGGAAATTAATTTCGAGGCGTTTTATCAGCAGCGCCTGCAGTCACTGGCGCAGCAGCAGGAAGCGCAACAGAATGCCGCTGGCCTGGTGATGCCGGACGGCTCCGCCGCCAAGCACTAA
- the gspI gene encoding type II secretion system minor pseudopilin GspI translates to MCGSDRRLVRGFTLLEVLVALVIVGTALGASLRAVGSLTQNSSALRASMMATWSAENRLSQIRLGREWPPLGKRSFECPQADLQLLCEEEVLPTPNINFRRVEVGVFEGQNLQRRIIKLSQIVPNNA, encoded by the coding sequence ATGTGCGGCAGCGACAGGCGCCTGGTGCGCGGCTTTACCTTGCTCGAAGTGCTGGTGGCGCTGGTGATCGTCGGCACCGCGCTGGGCGCCAGCCTGCGCGCAGTCGGTAGCCTGACGCAAAACAGCAGCGCCTTGCGTGCCTCGATGATGGCCACCTGGTCGGCGGAAAACCGCCTGTCGCAAATCCGCCTGGGGCGCGAATGGCCGCCGCTGGGCAAGCGTTCCTTCGAGTGTCCCCAGGCCGACTTGCAACTGCTGTGCGAGGAAGAGGTCTTGCCGACGCCGAATATCAATTTCCGCCGTGTCGAAGTCGGCGTCTTCGAAGGGCAAAACCTGCAACGGCGCATCATCAAGCTGTCGCAGATCGTGCCCAACAACGCCTGA
- a CDS encoding SH3 domain-containing protein — MKIMRCMTCAAVLLAASAGAHALTFKSVGAAPAILYDAPSHKGKKVFVAPRGMPVEIVLTYGEWTKVRDVSGDLFWVESSQLQARRMLMVRVANARIRAIADDSGVPVFSADKGVLLELAEPVSGGWLKVRHRDGQGGFIKSSEVWGE, encoded by the coding sequence ATGAAAATCATGCGCTGCATGACATGTGCTGCGGTACTGCTGGCAGCGTCCGCCGGCGCGCATGCGCTCACATTCAAGTCGGTCGGCGCTGCGCCCGCCATTCTGTATGACGCGCCCTCGCACAAGGGCAAAAAAGTGTTCGTCGCGCCGCGCGGCATGCCGGTCGAGATCGTGCTGACGTATGGCGAATGGACCAAGGTGCGCGACGTCAGCGGCGATTTGTTCTGGGTTGAATCGAGCCAGTTGCAGGCCAGGCGCATGCTGATGGTGCGAGTCGCCAATGCCCGAATCCGGGCGATCGCCGACGACTCCGGGGTGCCGGTATTCAGCGCCGACAAGGGTGTGTTGCTCGAGCTTGCGGAGCCGGTCAGCGGCGGCTGGCTCAAGGTGCGGCATCGCGACGGTCAGGGCGGCTTCATCAAATCCTCCGAGGTGTGGGGCGAATGA
- a CDS encoding NAD(P)H-dependent glycerol-3-phosphate dehydrogenase produces the protein MHITILGAGAWGTALAIALAARHDVVLWGRNRQAMSEAARTRENSAYLPGLPLPENLQITADFAAALAHVAGADGLLIGATSMAGLRPLVQQLRGQAIPNLVWLCKGLEEGSAQLPHQIVREVLGAHLPAGVLSGPSFAQEVAHGLPCALVIGSEDAALREQVVAAVHGPAIRVYSSDDVVGVEVGGAVKNILAIATGIIDGLNLGLNARAALITRGLAEITRLGIALGARAETFMGLAGMGDLILTCTGDLSRNRKVGLGLAQGKPLSVIVAELGHVAEGVRCAAAVRTLAQRLGVEMPITDAVAGILFDGQSPHATVTQLLSRNPRDESAA, from the coding sequence ATGCATATCACGATACTTGGCGCCGGCGCCTGGGGCACGGCGCTCGCCATTGCGCTGGCGGCCCGGCATGACGTCGTGCTGTGGGGGCGCAACCGGCAGGCGATGTCGGAAGCGGCGCGCACGCGGGAAAACAGCGCCTATCTGCCGGGCCTGCCGTTGCCGGAAAACCTCCAGATAACCGCCGACTTTGCAGCGGCGCTGGCCCATGTGGCGGGTGCCGATGGCTTGCTGATCGGCGCGACTTCCATGGCCGGATTGCGTCCGCTGGTACAGCAATTGCGAGGACAGGCCATCCCCAATCTGGTCTGGCTGTGCAAGGGCCTGGAAGAGGGGAGCGCTCAGTTGCCGCACCAGATCGTCCGGGAAGTCCTCGGCGCGCATCTGCCGGCGGGGGTGTTGTCCGGCCCCTCATTTGCGCAGGAAGTTGCGCACGGCTTGCCGTGCGCGCTGGTGATCGGCTCCGAAGATGCCGCGCTGCGCGAACAGGTGGTGGCCGCGGTGCACGGGCCAGCCATCCGCGTGTATTCGAGCGACGACGTGGTGGGGGTGGAAGTCGGTGGCGCAGTCAAGAATATCCTGGCGATTGCCACCGGCATCATCGATGGCCTGAACCTTGGCCTGAATGCCCGCGCTGCGCTGATCACGCGTGGCCTGGCAGAAATCACCCGGCTCGGCATCGCCTTGGGCGCACGCGCCGAAACCTTCATGGGCCTGGCCGGCATGGGCGACCTGATCCTGACCTGTACCGGCGACCTGTCACGCAACCGCAAGGTGGGCCTGGGCCTGGCGCAGGGCAAGCCGCTATCTGTCATCGTCGCCGAACTGGGCCATGTCGCCGAAGGGGTGCGTTGTGCCGCCGCCGTGCGCACGCTGGCGCAGCGACTGGGCGTGGAAATGCCGATTACCGACGCCGTGGCCGGTATCCTGTTCGACGGGCAGTCGCCGCATGCGACGGTCACGCAACTATTGTCGCGAAATCCGCGCGACGAGTCCGCCGCCTGA
- a CDS encoding cupin domain-containing protein, giving the protein MSLPHASSGQLIDIRPLGKQLSSTTSRAILKTPGMELMRMVLAAGKSVAEHQVPGEITIQCLEGRVELTAHGNSQLMRAGDMVYLQGGVPHALHAQEGTSLLVTILLGAGK; this is encoded by the coding sequence ATGTCTCTACCCCACGCCAGCTCTGGTCAATTGATCGATATTCGCCCGCTGGGCAAGCAGCTGTCGTCCACCACTTCGCGAGCGATCCTGAAAACCCCTGGAATGGAATTGATGCGCATGGTTCTGGCAGCCGGAAAATCGGTGGCGGAACATCAGGTGCCCGGCGAAATCACCATCCAGTGCCTGGAGGGCCGGGTGGAACTGACGGCGCATGGCAACAGCCAGCTCATGCGCGCCGGCGACATGGTGTATCTGCAAGGCGGCGTGCCGCATGCCCTGCATGCGCAGGAAGGCACATCCTTGCTGGTGACGATCCTGCTGGGGGCGGGGAAGTAA
- the gspG gene encoding type II secretion system major pseudopilin GspG: MTVLKQRTGSPRRASGFTLIEIMVVVVIMGILAALVVPKLMGRTDDARIIAARQDISTVMQGLKLYKLDNLRYPTTEQGLQALVAKPTSGPEPRGWKTGGYLERLPNDPWGNPYQYLSPGMKGEIDVFSFGADGQPGGAGPEADIGSWEL, translated from the coding sequence TTGACTGTTTTGAAACAGCGTACCGGTTCGCCGCGACGTGCAAGCGGTTTTACCTTGATTGAAATTATGGTTGTGGTGGTGATCATGGGCATCCTGGCGGCGCTGGTGGTGCCCAAGTTGATGGGACGTACCGATGACGCCCGTATCATTGCTGCTCGACAGGATATCTCCACCGTCATGCAAGGATTGAAGCTCTACAAGCTCGACAATCTGCGTTACCCGACCACCGAGCAGGGTTTGCAGGCGCTGGTCGCCAAGCCCACTTCGGGACCCGAGCCTCGCGGCTGGAAAACCGGCGGTTACCTGGAGCGTTTGCCCAACGATCCCTGGGGCAACCCTTACCAATACCTGTCGCCGGGCATGAAGGGCGAAATCGACGTGTTTTCCTTCGGCGCCGATGGCCAGCCGGGCGGCGCCGGCCCCGAGGCCGATATCGGTTCGTGGGAATTGTAG
- a CDS encoding helix-turn-helix transcriptional regulator, producing MDALNQAAELGIDPSLLMNIIVRSTAIQDSQALLGLLNNDVQKVLHQDVMVCGVGGVSPKGSYAHKVLHHSYPPAYFDELATAEGRVDSPLMQRWRASQEPVLYQSGRDDALFPEEWVRLFNKYELHNTIAHGVLDVQRTLASYFIFSRIPGEIGQREIFIMKMITPHLHLALVRALTTVQEFSRLTAPNEALSDRQKQILRWINEGKTNWEIAQILEMTEKNVKYHIEQIFSKLQVRNRTQAVAKAMLLGLLF from the coding sequence ATGGACGCACTCAATCAGGCAGCGGAGTTGGGAATCGACCCCAGCTTGCTGATGAATATCATCGTGCGCTCGACGGCAATCCAGGATTCGCAAGCACTGCTGGGATTGTTGAATAACGATGTACAAAAAGTCTTGCATCAGGACGTCATGGTCTGCGGCGTCGGCGGCGTCAGTCCCAAGGGCAGTTATGCGCACAAGGTATTGCACCATAGTTATCCGCCGGCATACTTTGACGAACTGGCCACCGCCGAAGGCCGCGTCGACAGTCCACTGATGCAGCGCTGGCGCGCCTCCCAGGAACCGGTGCTGTACCAGAGCGGACGCGACGATGCGCTGTTTCCCGAAGAATGGGTCAGGCTTTTCAATAAATACGAGTTGCACAATACGATCGCCCATGGGGTGCTGGACGTGCAGCGCACGCTGGCCTCGTATTTCATTTTTTCCCGCATTCCCGGCGAAATCGGCCAGCGTGAAATCTTCATCATGAAGATGATCACGCCCCACTTGCATCTGGCGCTCGTGCGCGCGCTGACAACGGTGCAGGAATTCAGCCGCCTGACAGCGCCCAACGAAGCTTTGAGCGACCGGCAAAAGCAGATCCTGCGCTGGATCAACGAGGGCAAGACCAACTGGGAAATCGCGCAGATTCTCGAGATGACGGAAAAGAATGTGAAATACCACATCGAGCAAATCTTCTCGAAGCTGCAGGTCAGAAACCGCACCCAGGCGGTGGCCAAGGCCATGCTGCTCGGGCTGCTGTTTTAA
- a CDS encoding PHB depolymerase family esterase, which produces MRDAFKAAFKHSLIATALLVPFAAQAATAGPGTWSGNQTWAADAAHGGNLTGYYYWPATQPVHANGKRALVLVLHGCAQTAANDVINGTDGGYNWKGVADQYGAVVLAPNATGNVAGYHCWDYYGTSHSRTAGHPGVLLDLINRFKNDAQYEIDPNQVYVTGLSSGGGQTMVMGCLAPDVFAGIGNNAGPSLGTTSGQIGSVPSGYTATTAKNNCLNLAGSNSSHFSTQIASAIWGDMDFTVGQAYGPLNMDAMRMVYGGSFTSASLTVSGGGSGSKHTDANGKLRTSQIAVAGLSHAWPAGAGGQNTNYVNNTKVHYPNYIMDFWFTNNLRAGSGGGTTTTTAAGTTTTTAAATTTTTTATTTTTTVAGGACFNASNYAHVSAGRAYNSAGYAKANGSNQNMGLNNTFYTSKLRETGTNYYIIDSTCP; this is translated from the coding sequence ATGAGAGACGCATTCAAGGCCGCTTTCAAACATAGCCTCATCGCTACCGCATTGCTCGTACCGTTCGCTGCGCAAGCTGCCACCGCCGGTCCGGGCACATGGTCGGGCAACCAGACCTGGGCTGCGGACGCGGCGCATGGCGGCAACCTGACTGGCTACTATTACTGGCCGGCGACCCAGCCTGTGCATGCCAACGGTAAGCGCGCACTGGTGCTGGTTTTGCACGGCTGCGCCCAGACCGCCGCCAATGACGTCATCAATGGTACTGACGGTGGTTACAACTGGAAAGGCGTGGCCGACCAGTATGGTGCGGTGGTCCTGGCGCCGAATGCCACCGGCAATGTCGCTGGTTATCACTGCTGGGATTACTACGGCACCTCGCATTCGCGCACTGCCGGCCATCCGGGGGTGTTGCTGGATCTGATCAACCGTTTCAAGAATGACGCCCAATACGAAATTGATCCCAACCAGGTTTATGTCACCGGCCTGTCTTCCGGTGGCGGGCAGACCATGGTCATGGGGTGCCTGGCTCCCGATGTGTTCGCAGGTATCGGCAACAATGCCGGCCCGTCGCTGGGCACGACCTCTGGCCAGATCGGTTCGGTACCGTCCGGCTACACTGCGACCACCGCAAAAAACAATTGCCTTAACCTGGCCGGCAGCAACAGCAGCCATTTCTCCACGCAGATCGCCAGTGCCATCTGGGGCGACATGGACTTCACCGTCGGCCAGGCTTACGGTCCGTTGAACATGGATGCCATGCGCATGGTGTATGGCGGTTCTTTCACCAGCGCCAGCCTGACAGTAAGCGGTGGCGGTAGCGGTTCCAAGCACACTGATGCCAATGGCAAGCTGCGCACCAGCCAGATCGCAGTTGCCGGCCTGAGCCATGCATGGCCGGCCGGAGCAGGCGGCCAGAACACCAATTACGTCAACAACACCAAGGTTCATTACCCGAACTACATCATGGACTTCTGGTTCACCAATAACCTGCGTGCAGGCAGTGGTGGCGGTACCACCACGACCACCGCGGCGGGTACTACCACCACGACGGCGGCAGCGACCACCACCACAACGACGGCGACCACCACCACGACCACGGTTGCGGGAGGCGCCTGCTTCAACGCCAGCAACTATGCACATGTGAGTGCGGGACGCGCCTACAACAGCGCCGGGTATGCGAAGGCCAACGGTTCGAACCAGAACATGGGCTTGAACAATACCTTCTACACCAGCAAGCTGCGCGAGACCGGTACCAACTACTACATCATCGACAGCACCTGCCCGTAA
- a CDS encoding rhodanese-like domain-containing protein — translation MKFIIDNIWLFAVLLVSGGALLWPYLQTRGRKATLLQATQMINQGKTVVLDVRSAEDFAAGHIRNALNIPQQDLPKRLGELEKSRSKNIIVVCQAGVTSAKASAQLDKAGFKEVYSLSGGLSAWQAQGLPVAR, via the coding sequence GTGAAATTCATCATTGATAATATCTGGCTGTTCGCCGTGCTGCTGGTTTCCGGCGGTGCGCTTCTGTGGCCTTACCTGCAAACCCGCGGCCGCAAGGCGACCTTGCTGCAAGCGACTCAAATGATTAATCAGGGCAAGACGGTGGTGCTCGACGTGCGCAGCGCCGAAGATTTTGCCGCCGGCCATATTCGCAACGCCCTGAATATCCCCCAGCAGGACTTGCCGAAGCGCCTGGGCGAGCTGGAAAAATCCCGCTCGAAAAACATCATCGTGGTGTGCCAGGCTGGCGTGACTTCGGCCAAGGCCAGCGCCCAGCTCGACAAGGCCGGCTTCAAGGAAGTATATAGTTTGAGCGGTGGCCTGAGCGCCTGGCAGGCCCAGGGTCTGCCGGTCGCCAGGTAA
- a CDS encoding GtrA family protein, with translation MADLFRQFVRFLGVGCISAIGHYGLLILLVQVAGVAAVPASSAGALLGAWINYSLNYRFTFRSSKRHAESVSKFAVVALIGLLLNTLFMWIGVDRLGLHYLLSQVLTTGLVMVWSFVANRFWTFHAGDSK, from the coding sequence ATGGCCGATTTATTCCGACAATTTGTCCGTTTCCTCGGCGTGGGCTGTATTTCCGCGATTGGCCATTATGGCTTGTTGATCCTGCTGGTGCAGGTGGCGGGGGTGGCCGCCGTGCCCGCCTCCAGCGCCGGCGCATTGCTGGGCGCCTGGATCAATTACAGCCTGAACTACCGCTTCACTTTCCGCAGCAGCAAACGACATGCCGAAAGTGTCTCCAAATTCGCCGTGGTCGCCCTCATCGGCTTGCTTCTCAACACCTTGTTCATGTGGATCGGGGTCGATCGGCTGGGCCTGCATTATCTGCTCAGCCAGGTGCTGACTACCGGACTGGTCATGGTCTGGAGCTTTGTTGCCAACCGCTTCTGGACTTTCCATGCGGGCGACAGCAAATAG
- the grxC gene encoding glutaredoxin 3: MSSRVVMYSTAVCPYCVMAERLLKAKGVEDIEKIRVDLDPQQRAEMMEKTGRRTVPQIYIGATHVGGFDDLAALDRQGKLDGLLQGA, encoded by the coding sequence ATGAGTTCGCGCGTTGTAATGTACAGCACCGCCGTTTGCCCGTATTGCGTGATGGCTGAGCGCCTGCTGAAGGCCAAGGGCGTGGAAGATATTGAAAAAATTCGTGTTGACCTGGACCCGCAGCAGCGCGCCGAGATGATGGAGAAGACCGGCCGCCGCACGGTGCCGCAGATTTACATCGGCGCCACCCATGTCGGCGGCTTCGACGATCTCGCGGCGCTGGACCGGCAAGGCAAGCTGGATGGCTTGCTGCAGGGTGCCTGA
- the gspH gene encoding type II secretion system minor pseudopilin GspH, translated as MMRTPQRGFTLLELLVVLVVVGIMLGFVTLNAMPSQRQALQNEAQRIALLLQLARDEAIVRNRPIAFEVDQYRYRFWMRNEDNAWQPIEKDDMLREREFIRTPVNLAIDPPMMDQNNVLRIVFGREPVDKPFVLSLSLGEATVAIRADGIGNFTVD; from the coding sequence ATGATGCGCACTCCGCAGCGCGGATTCACGCTGCTGGAATTGCTGGTGGTGCTGGTTGTCGTCGGCATCATGCTGGGTTTCGTCACCCTGAACGCCATGCCGAGCCAGCGGCAAGCCCTGCAGAACGAAGCGCAGCGCATCGCCCTCTTGCTGCAACTGGCGCGTGACGAGGCGATCGTGCGCAATCGCCCGATCGCCTTTGAGGTGGACCAGTACCGCTACCGCTTCTGGATGCGCAATGAAGACAATGCCTGGCAACCGATCGAGAAGGATGACATGCTGCGCGAGCGGGAATTCATACGGACCCCGGTCAATCTGGCGATCGACCCGCCGATGATGGACCAGAACAATGTATTGCGGATTGTCTTCGGTCGCGAGCCGGTCGACAAACCCTTCGTGCTCAGCCTGTCGCTCGGCGAGGCGACGGTGGCTATCCGTGCCGACGGCATCGGCAATTTCACGGTGGACTGA